In Flavobacterium piscisymbiosum, the sequence TCTAAATTATTGTCCGCGATAGAATAAAACTGTTGTGATTGTTTTGAAAGTAATACTTAAATCAAGAAATATACTTCGATGTTTTATGTAGTATAAATCATACTGCAGTTTTACCAAACTTTCTTCGATAGATTCTCCGTAAGAATAGTTTACCTGAGCCCAGCCTGTAAGTCCTGGCTTTATAACATGTCTTGTTTCGTAAAAAGGCATTACACGTGCTATTTCTTCAACAAAAAATGGTCGTTCTGGTCTTGGGCCAATAACAGCCATATCGCCTTTTAAAACATTGAAAAACTGAGGTAATTCGTCTATTCTGGATTTACGCATCATTTTGCCAAATGGAGTTATACGTCTGTCGTTTGAAGTTGCAAAAGCAACTCCATTCGATTCAGAGTTTTCAACCATTGTTCTAAACTTATAAATTTCAAAAACAACACCATTTTTACCAACGCGTTCTTGAGTGTAAAACAATGTTCCTTTGTTTGCAAAAAGGTTTACAATAAAAATTATAGGGATAAAAACAATACAAAGTAACAAACCAATAAAAGAAAACAGAAACTCCATAAAGCGAACCAAAGACAAATAAAGCCTATTTGTGTTACTTCTGCTAAAAGGGAAAAACCTGTAAAAATCCCTTGCTATATAATGTACCGGAATACGCTGTGTTTTACTTTCATAAACCTGAGTGTATTCCCGGATGACATTCCCAGATTCTAGTAAGTGAAGTAATTGCTGGTATAGATCAGCTGTAATTCCGTCTGTTTTTTGAGAAGCAATTACAATTTCGGAAATTTGATTTTTAAATACGAAATCTTCTAAGTCTTTCTTTTTAATTTCTTTTACATAGTGAAAATTTGAATTTTCCTCTGATATAGAATCTGAATTTACAAAGCCAACAATTTTATAGTGAGGGTCGACATTCTCTAATCCTAAAACCAATTCTTCAACCTGATTTTGATCGCATATTAAAACTACACTTTGAGAAAATCGCTGTGATGCCAGGAAATAAACATAAAACAAACGCCATAATAAAAGTGTTCCTATTATAGTAAAATAGAAGATAAATATAATTAAACGCTGCTTTGGCAATTCTGGAGATAATACAGGCGTAAATAAATAAGCCACACTAGAAGCAGTTCCAGTAAATATTACACTCTGAAGAATTTGCAATTGATTACTTGCTACCTGCAAATTATACATTTCGAATATTAATCCGAAAACGTATACATAACTCAGAAGTAAAACAAAGCTTACAAAATTACTTGTATCAAATACAAAGTAATTATAATCAAATATCAGGCTTAATATGTATAATGCCGATAAAATAAAAACAGCATCAAAGAAAAGAAGTAATATTCTTCTTTCCGAAATTTCGAAATGCATTTTAGTAGTAGAGAACATTTATTCAGTTTGTTAGGGGCTTAAACTTGAGGCAAATGTATTATAAAAAAACAGATATTAGTCTACCTAATTCTCTGCTTTTTCAGGAATTTTAACCTGAACCAAAAGAAGCGATAATGCATATACAAAAGCTGGTGCAGCCGTTCGCATTGCAGCATGATTTATTGTTAAAAGCCAAAAAACAAAAAAAGACAAAAAATATAAATGCTGTCTATTATTTATATAAAGAACAAAAGGAGTTATAATAAGTATCAAGAGACCAAAAACACCAAATAAACCATGTTCACTAAGCATGCGAGTAATCTCATTATGTGAAGCTACCTCTTCTCCAAATGCTTCTTTTCTAATTTGTTTTCCCATTCCTGCTCCAACACCCAAAAGAGGATTTTCTAAAAAAAGCGTGACCTCTTCATTCATAATTTGTTCTCTACCTCCTAATTTATCTTTCTTCTCTCTCCCACGAGCATCCTGATTTGCATATCTTTTTTCGATAAGACCTCTAGTTTGAAAAGAAGAATACGTCCATACTCCAACTGCCATTAAACCTGTCAGAATAAAAACCAAAACAAACTTACTTTTCCCTTTTGCATTAGAAAATCTATACAACAAAAACAACAGACAAACAATCATAACGACTGCTGTTATAATTCCTCCTCTTGAAAAAGTAACAATACCTCTGTAAGTTATAAAGAGTAGTAAAAAGCTATTTATAACAATTGTCATTTTTGATTTTGAGAACAGTACTAATTGTGTAAAAAGAACAAACATACCTAAACCTAATGCAGTTGAAACCTGATTAGGTCCAAATCCTCCTGAAGTTTCGAAATTAGATTGTGTTCCTGTCACTACATCTCTGACACTAGGATTGAATAAAAATAAATATACTGTCGTACTCAGTATTGGCAAAGCCATTGCTACCAGTATATTCTGTAACTCCGAAAATAAAATCCTTCTTTTGAACATGTAGATAGAAGATATCGCCAAACAGACAGGTCCTGATAAATTAAAAACTAATGATTTTTTAACATCTATCGAAGGGTTAAAAATTGTAGCTGTAATTAAAATCCCCGGGATTAATAAAATCAGAAAGAACCAATATAGAAATGCATTTGTCGAAAAATTACTATATATCATGCCTAAAAGCATGAAAAAAATAACATTAACTTTTATAAATTCATTATTAAAATTACCTCCTGTCATACGTAAAAAAACCTCCACGCCAACTAAATAAGCGGCGATATAAAGTACTTCGTTATTTGCATTTTTTGTTCTATAAACAATAAAAAAACCAGCAATTGGAATAAAAAGTGCATATAATTTCGACAAAAGAGGTATTGCAAAAACAGCCAAAGCAATTACTGCATGAAGTACAAGCAGAAAGCTATAGGATAATTTTGTATTTTTCATCTTCATCTATTAATTTTTAAGCTGTAAAAGTAATTAAAGATTTCAACCATAAAAGATAATTAGAAACAATAGTCTTAGCACTAAAATCTTTTTGCACTTTATTATATAAATTCAAACCTATTTCATTTCTATATTTTTCTGACTCAATCAATTTTTCAATCGCTGCAACAAGCGCGTTAAGGTTGTTGGATTCTATTATTACCCCTTCTTTTTCAGAACTAATAATCTTTGAAATTTCCCCTACATTTGTGGCAATTACAGGCAGTCTATTCAATCCATATTCTAGAATTGCAAGCGGAAGTCCCTCTGAAACAGAAGGCAAAACACCTATCTGACATTGTAATAATGAAGAACTTATATTATTTGTTGTTCCGTAAAAATATACTGTATTTTGAAGTTGTAGATCGTTAACTTTTTTCTTTAATTGATGAGAATAAGAATCATTAAAGTCTTTTCCGAATAAATGAAAAGTCCAATCCGGGAATTTGTCTTTTAAAACATTAGCAGCATCAATCAATAATATATGATTTTTTTGCAGACGCAGATTTGCTACACAAATAATTCTTTTACTCTCAAATCCATTTAGGCTTAACTTTTCATTTGAAAAAGAAGAATCCAGTATGAAATTCGGTAAATAAATAATATTGGAGCACAATAAATAAAACTTTGCCCAATTTTTCAAATCTGAATTTACTGAAATAATTCCAGTAAAAAAGAGTGAGCTAACTTTTAAACTTATATTTTTCCTAGAAGATAAATCCTGTGAAATTCCGTA encodes:
- a CDS encoding exopolysaccharide biosynthesis polyprenyl glycosylphosphotransferase produces the protein MFSTTKMHFEISERRILLLFFDAVFILSALYILSLIFDYNYFVFDTSNFVSFVLLLSYVYVFGLIFEMYNLQVASNQLQILQSVIFTGTASSVAYLFTPVLSPELPKQRLIIFIFYFTIIGTLLLWRLFYVYFLASQRFSQSVVLICDQNQVEELVLGLENVDPHYKIVGFVNSDSISEENSNFHYVKEIKKKDLEDFVFKNQISEIVIASQKTDGITADLYQQLLHLLESGNVIREYTQVYESKTQRIPVHYIARDFYRFFPFSRSNTNRLYLSLVRFMEFLFSFIGLLLCIVFIPIIFIVNLFANKGTLFYTQERVGKNGVVFEIYKFRTMVENSESNGVAFATSNDRRITPFGKMMRKSRIDELPQFFNVLKGDMAVIGPRPERPFFVEEIARVMPFYETRHVIKPGLTGWAQVNYSYGESIEESLVKLQYDLYYIKHRSIFLDLSITFKTITTVLFYRGQ
- a CDS encoding glycosyltransferase, producing MRIVQIIDSLETGGAERMAVNYANALSEKIEFSGLITSRKEGLLLNQIDKDVSYLFLKKKKKIDFGAVFRLRNYLKNNNIDIIHAHSSSFFIAVLVKIILPKIKIIWHDHYGISQDLSSRKNISLKVSSLFFTGIISVNSDLKNWAKFYLLCSNIIYLPNFILDSSFSNEKLSLNGFESKRIICVANLRLQKNHILLIDAANVLKDKFPDWTFHLFGKDFNDSYSHQLKKKVNDLQLQNTVYFYGTTNNISSSLLQCQIGVLPSVSEGLPLAILEYGLNRLPVIATNVGEISKIISSEKEGVIIESNNLNALVAAIEKLIESEKYRNEIGLNLYNKVQKDFSAKTIVSNYLLWLKSLITFTA
- a CDS encoding O-antigen ligase family protein, translating into MKNTKLSYSFLLVLHAVIALAVFAIPLLSKLYALFIPIAGFFIVYRTKNANNEVLYIAAYLVGVEVFLRMTGGNFNNEFIKVNVIFFMLLGMIYSNFSTNAFLYWFFLILLIPGILITATIFNPSIDVKKSLVFNLSGPVCLAISSIYMFKRRILFSELQNILVAMALPILSTTVYLFLFNPSVRDVVTGTQSNFETSGGFGPNQVSTALGLGMFVLFTQLVLFSKSKMTIVINSFLLLFITYRGIVTFSRGGIITAVVMIVCLLFLLYRFSNAKGKSKFVLVFILTGLMAVGVWTYSSFQTRGLIEKRYANQDARGREKKDKLGGREQIMNEEVTLFLENPLLGVGAGMGKQIRKEAFGEEVASHNEITRMLSEHGLFGVFGLLILIITPFVLYINNRQHLYFLSFFVFWLLTINHAAMRTAAPAFVYALSLLLVQVKIPEKAEN